Part of the Psilocybe cubensis strain MGC-MH-2018 chromosome 11, whole genome shotgun sequence genome is shown below.
CTACTCAATTGGAACCAAACGCGAAGTTGAACGCCATCTCCgtatcttctcttcttcctcgcaCCCTTCTCAGCCCGCCAAGTTTGCCGTTATCAAGGTTGGGGGAGCTGTTCTAGCTGAACTCGATGAGTTAGCTCTCAGCTTAAGTTTCTTATACCGAGTTGGGTTGTACCCTGTAGTCCTACATGGAGCTGGACCCCAACTCAATGACATTATGGAACGGGAGGGTGTCGTTCCAGACTACATTGACGGTATTCGGGTAACAAGTGCGTATTTCATCCCTATTCTATCGCAAATATACCCATGGTATTTCAGACGCCAAGACCCTCGGTGTCGCCCGTCGTGTTTTCATGGAAGAAAATTTGAAGCTTGTAGCTGCCCTTGAGAAGCTCGGTACGCGTGCTCGTCCTATTACCTCGGGTGTCTTCAGTGCGGACTACCTCGACAAAGACAAGTATGGTCTCGTTGGAAAGATCACCAAGGTCGACAAGAGGCCCATCGAGGCATCAATCCGCGCTGGAGCTCTCCCTATCCTTACCAGTCTCGCGGAGTCTGCTGACGGCCAGATCCTCAACGTTAATGCCGACATTGCCGCGGGAGAGCTCGCCAAGGAACTCGAACCCATGAAAATCGTCTTCTTGAACGATAAGGGTGGTATGTTCCATGGTGTCACGGGGGAGAAGCTCGACGTTATCAACCTCGACGAGGTAAGTATACCCCTAAATCAAGCTCTGGCAGCTTTGTAAAGTTTAATCATCTCCTAGGAATACGACAGCCTCATGAAGGAGCCATGGGTCAAGTATGGCACCAAGCTCAAGCTCCGAGAATTCAAGGAGCTCCTTGACCACCTCCCTCGTTCGTCATCAGTGGCTGTTATCTCAGCTTCCTCACTGCAGAAGGAGCTGTTCACGGATTCTGGGGCCGGTACCCTCATCCGTCGTGGATACAAACTCTTCAAGCACAACGACATCGATGGCATCGGAGCGGACCGCTTCCGTCAAGTCATCCACGACCGCGACCCTGAAGTTCTTGCTGGATTCCAGAGCGTCACCGGTGTTCTTAACGACCTCAAGAAGACACCGTACACCATCTACGGTGACGAGCCTCTCGATGTCCTGGCTGTTGTATCTCATCCCGAAGGAGAGGTCCCTGTCATGACCAAGCTTTTGCCATCCCGCAGTGGACTGCTCAACAACGTCCTCGACAACGTATTCAACGCCATCAAGAAGGACCACCGCAAACTCTTCTGGACTGCCCAGGCCGAGGACGAGAACCGTGGCTGGCACTTCGAGCGTGCAGATGGTAGCTTCACGCGCGCCGGAAAGAGCCTCTTCTGGTACGGCGTCCAGGACGTCGCTGAAGTGGAGCGCATCGTGAAGGGCTTCGAGGAGAAAGGCCGTATTGAGAGGTCTTACCTCCCAGTTGGACCTTCggctcctcctcatcgcGTCGCTGCCGCTAACGCTGCCCCTGGTGGTGCTCGCGCATTCTCGACTATGGCCCGTCGTGCGTTCGGCAACAAGAACGGAGTCACAGGCTCATCCCGCGGATATGCCACTGCTGCCCCCACTGGCTCCACCGAACCTAAGCGCCTGGCTCTCATCGGCGCCCGTGGATACACCGGGCAAGCGCTTACCACTCTCCTCTCTGGTCACCCTTACCTAAGCCTAAGCCACGTCTCCTCCCGCCAGTTGGCCGGATACCCTTTAGAGGGCTACTCGAAAGAGCCAATCGTCTACTCGAACCTCTCGGCCCAGGATGTCGAGACCATGGAGAAGGAAGGCGCCGTTGACGCGTGGGTCATGGCCCTCCCCAATGGTGTCTGCAAGCCTTTCGTCGATGCTGTCGATCGCGGCGCAGAGGCTCGCGGAAAGGGAAAGTCCAGCGTCGTCGTTGACCTCGGCGCTGACTATCGATTTGAGGGAGGGTGGACATACGGTCTTCCCGGTGAGACTTCTGTCAATGTATAATCAATTTAGGAATATCGATGTTAAATGCTTTTTgctgttctttttttcttttacatgtgttgtttttgttttaaCTCGTCGCGCTTGTCGATGCTCAAATGGAATGATCGTTTTATGATACCCCTGCGTCCTCTCCTCGATGGCGCATCGTGCTCTTTGAACATCGACACGCGAATGCCTCAAATCTCGTCCGACGCGCCACTCGCCTATTCGGCCCACAAGAATTGTACAACCGCGACGCGATCCGCAGCGCAAAGCGCATCGCGAATCCCGGCTGCTACGCCACCTCCGCCCAGCTCCTCATCGCACCCCTCGTGGACTACATCAAGCCC
Proteins encoded:
- a CDS encoding Protein ARG5,6, mitochondrial, with product MLAVSTAARLASNGARRAVVVAGQRQAAVQAVRRTQARSIQSVAQTDRDTITRLLYSIGTKREVERHLRIFSSSSHPSQPAKFAVIKVGGAVLAELDELALSLSFLYRVGLYPVVLHGAGPQLNDIMEREGVVPDYIDGIRVTNAKTLGVARRVFMEENLKLVAALEKLGTRARPITSGVFSADYLDKDKYGLVGKITKVDKRPIEASIRAGALPILTSLAESADGQILNVNADIAAGELAKELEPMKIVFLNDKGGMFHGVTGEKLDVINLDEEYDSLMKEPWVKYGTKLKLREFKELLDHLPRSSSVAVISASSLQKELFTDSGAGTLIRRGYKLFKHNDIDGIGADRFRQVIHDRDPEVLAGFQSVTGVLNDLKKTPYTIYGDEPLDVLAVVSHPEGEVPVMTKLLPSRSGLLNNVLDNVFNAIKKDHRKLFWTAQAEDENRGWHFERADGSFTRAGKSLFWYGVQDVAEVERIVKGFEEKGRIERSYLPVGPSAPPHRVAAANAAPGGARAFSTMARRAFGNKNGVTGSSRGYATAAPTGSTEPKRLALIGARGYTGQALTTLLSGHPYLSLSHVSSRQLAGYPLEGYSKEPIVYSNLSAQDVETMEKEGAVDAWVMALPNGVCKPFVDAVDRGAEARGKGKSSVVVDLGADYRFEGGWTYGLPELYNRDAIRSAKRIANPGCYATSAQLLIAPLVDYIKPGALPTVFGLSGYSGAGTVMQNDASGKPVSVPKVSAESLHGGVRPYSLTGHIHEREAGHHLSTLLASGGAGLKIAFVPAVAPWFSGIVSTVSIPLKESMRASDVAELFAKKYAGEKLVRIQKDVVQLKDVENKHGFSVGGFQMSVEGDRVVIVGGLDNLLKGAATQCLQNLNLALGYDEYAGIPIDN